Below is a window of Desmonostoc muscorum LEGE 12446 DNA.
GATTGTATGCCCTCCAGCATCGGGGTCAAGAATCAGCTGGTATTGCTACCTTTGAGGGTACGAAAGTCCACCTCCACAAAGATATGGGCTTAGTGTCTCAAGTCTTCAACGAATCGATCTTGGAACAGTTACCTGGTAGCCTTGCTGTTGGTCACACTCGTTATTCCACTACAGGTTCTAGCCGCAGAGTTAACGCTCAACCTGCTGTCATTGAAACTCGCTTAGGTTCGGTAGCGTTAGCACATAATGGTAATTTAGTCAATACAGTGCAATTGCGCCAAGAGTTGCTGGAGAACAAATACAACCTAATCACAACAACAGACTCAGAAATGATCGCTTTTGCCATCGCCCAAGCGATCGATGCGGGTGCAGATTGGCTAGAAGGTGCAATTGAGGCGTTTCAGCGTTGTCAAGGAGCCTTTAGTTTAGTTATTGGTACTCCCGTTGGCGTCATGGGCGTGCGCGACCCCAATGGCATTCGCCCCTTAGTCATCGGTACTTTGCCAGGTAATCCCATCCGTTACGTTTTGGCTTCGGAAACCTGTGGTTTAGACATTATTGGAGCCGAATACCTGCGGGATGTAGAACCAGGTGAATTAGTTTGGATTACCGAAGAAGGTTTGGCTTCCTATCACTGGAGTCAACAGCCCCAGCGAAAATTGTGTATCTTCGAGATGATTTACTTTGCCCGCCCCGATAGCATCATGCACAACGAGAGTTTGTACAGCTACCGGATGCGATTAGGGAGGCAACTAGCTAAAGAATCCGCTGTAGATGCCGATATTGTCTTTGGTGTTCCTGATTCTGGCATCCCTGCTGCCATTGGATTTTCCCAAGCTTCTGGTGTCCTCTACATGGAAGGGCTGATTAAAAATCGCTACGTTGGGCGAACCTTTATTCAACCAACCCAAACCATGCGCGAGTCAGGCCTGAAGATGAAACTCAACCCCCTCAAAGATGTGCTGGTTGGTAAAAGAGTGATCATCGTAGATGACTCAATTGTGCGCGGTACTACCAGCCGAAAACTGGTTAAAACTTTGCGTGAGGCTGGTGCAGTAGAAGTACATATGCGAATTTCTTCTCCGCCAGTGACTCATCCTTGTTTCTATGGCATCGATACTGATTCTCAAGATCAGCTAATTGCTGCTACTAAATCAGTAGAAGAAATCGCCAAGCAACTGGAAGTGGATAGTCTTGCTTATCTCAGCTGGGAGGGAATGCTAACAGCCACAGGAGAAGACACTAATAGTTTTTGTTCTGCCTGTTTTACAGGAGATTATCCAGTAGCGATTCCTGAACAGGTGAAGCGTTCTAAGTTGATTTTGGAAAAAGAAAAGGTAGTAGTGTAGGGAGTGGGGAGTGGGATGCTCCCGTAGAAGGAGCAGGGGAGGCAGGGGGAGCAGGGGAGGCAGGGGGAGAAAGAATAACCAATGCCCCATGCCCCATGCCCAATGCCTCATCTAGCTAAAATAGGTAAATACCTTAACAAATAATGATTTATGAACCAGCCGATATCTGAGAGAGTGCGCTGGACTACTGCCGACTTAGAATTGTTTCCAGATAACGGGAACCGCTATGAAATTATTGACGGAGAATTGTTTGTGACCAGAGCGCCTCACTGGAATCATCAAAAAACTTGTGTCAGAATTAGTACTTCGCTGGATAATTGGTCACAGACTACTGGTCTAGGAGAAGTTGTACCTGCTCCAGGAGTAATTTTTGGCGAGAATGATAATGTGATTCCTGATGTTGTCTGGGTTAGCAATGAGAGATTGCTCCTACTTTTAGACGAGGCGGGGCATTTAACTGGTGCGCCAGAACTAGTGGTAGAGGTACTATCTCTTGGTAGTGAGAACGAAAAGCGGGATAGGGAACTGAAACTGAAGCTCTACTCTTCACGGGGAGTGAGAGAATATTGGATTGTGGACTGGCACAAGCAACAAGTGGAAGTTTATCGACGGGAACAAGGGAGTTTAAAGTTAGTTGCTACGTTGTTCAATGGTGATGAACTAAATTCACCGATATTGCCTAATTTTACTTGTGCGATCGCCTCCTTATTTAGCTGAAACAGCAGAAGCAAACTAGTTTTCAACTATATTGTAAAAACTCGACTTTCGGCAATAACGGGTCAGTTACAATGCCCACACCAGTAAAACCCCAGCGTTTGAGCAAACTTCCTAACTGTGTACCAGCAATTGATTCTATCGCAAAACGATTTGCCACCTCTCCTGCATGGGTGTTGAGATAACTAAGAGCATCAAAATTTTCCCGAAACAATAATACATAACCTGATGCTTCAGCATTGGGACGAGCTGTCAGGTAACGACCATCACTTTTTGAACGCACCAGGTAATAGACTTCGGACAACATGGAGTGGGGAGTGGGGGGACGCGGAGAATAACAAATGACCAATGACTAATGACTAATTTAGATTTTCTAAACGAATACGTGGGTCGGCAACTTTAAGCATTAAGTCAGCAATTAAGTTACCAATAATTAGCAAAACTGCACTCATCACTAAACTGGCCATGACTAAATATAAATCTTGAGACATTACAGCTTGTAAAGTCAATCTTCCTAAACCAGGCCAGTTGAAGAATTGTTCGGCGATGAATGCACCGCTTAATAAACTAGCTAACTCGAAGCCCAATAGAGTAATTAGAGGGTTGATGGCGTTGCGGAGAGCATGAACATATATTACGCGATTTTCCGGTAGTCCCTTAGCACGAGCTGTTTGGATGTAATCTTGACGCAGAACATCTAATAATTCGCCGCGAGTGATGCGTTGTAAACCAGCAAAACTAGTAATTGAGAGGGCGATGGTGGGTAAAATCATGTGCCAGCCAACATCGACGATTTTGCCAAACCAATTTAGTTCCGAGTGATTGATGCTAGTCATACCACCTACCGGGAACAACGGTGAGGTGATTTGAGCGAAGAAAAGCAGCACTAAAACGGTGATGAAACTGGGAAATCCTTGTCCAGCGTAACTAATGACTTGTAAAACGCGGTCAGCCCAACGATTTTGCTTGATGGCAGCGATAATGCCCAAGGGAATGGCGATCGCCCAAGTTACAATCAAAGAAGCGATCGCTAACAGCAAAGTTGCCGGTACTCGTTCCCACAACAGCGATACTACTGAGCGTTTATAAGAAAAACTCGGGCCAAAGTCGCCTTTCGAGACAATATTCCACAACCAAAGCCAAAATTGTTCCACCCAGGACTTATTTAAGCCCCAAAACTCCCGTAAGGCCTTAATTTGGTCTCTAGATTTTTTCGGATCTGCTTCTAATTGAGTGACAAAATCTCCCGGAGCAAGTTGCATAACCAGAAACGATAGCGCAGACGCCAAAAACAAAGTCAGCAATGCCTGCAACAGCCGCTTCATTACGTATATAAAAGTTTCGCTTGTGACTAGCCTAATCAGCCAATCCCAACCCGTTGCTAAAGAAATTTTTGCTGTAGATGTCATAACATTCTGTTAGTCGTTGGTTGTCATCTGCATTACGTTTCATGATCGCTGACCAGAACAAGCAGGGGAGCAGAGGAGAATAATCAATGCCCAATGCCCTGTTTGGCCAATGCCCCATGACATTAATATTCAACCAAAGAAATAATCGGCACATTTGGCAAATGTCTGCGCCCTTCTAAATCTCGTAGCTCGATAATAAACCCAAACCCCACTAATTCGCAGCCAATCTTCTGCACCAAGTTTGCTGTTGCACTCGCAGTTCCACCAGTGGCAATCAAATCGTCCACAATCAAAACTCGGCTACCTTCGTCTAAAGCATCTTGATGGACTTCTAGGCAGTCTGTACCATACTCTAGTTGATACTCAATTGAGTGAACTGCTGATGGCAACTTACCTTTTTTGCGGACGGGAATAAAACCAGCTCCGAGTTTATAAGCCACAGGTGAGCCAAAAATGAATCCCCTAGACTCCATACCAATGACGTAATCCACTGTCATCTCAGCTTCGATGCATTTTTGTGTTAAAAAGTCAATAGTATAGCGCAATCCCTCTGGATCGCGCAGTAGGGTAGTAATATCCCGAAATAAAATTCCAGGTTTGGGGAAATCTGGGATGTCACGAATCAGAGATTTCAAATCCATAAAATGGGGAATGGGGGTTGGGGAATGGGGATTGGGGAATGGGGATTGGGGACTAGGGATTGGGGAATGGGGATTGGGGACTAGGGATTAGGAAAAGTAACGAGTCGAAAGTGAGGAGTTATGAATTTAAATTCCTAGCTATCCCAGTCCCCAGTCCCCAATCCCTAGTCCCCAATTCCAGATACCTGAAAAATCGTACACTATAATGTCATACGCTGGGCATGGAGGCTAAAGCTTGACCCTTGATTGACGATAAGTAGAATCTAAATCAAGCTAGAAAAGATATAGCACTAATAAAAGAGGTGAATTAAGTTATGTTTTAAAGTTTTGAATTCAATATAGGGAATCCTTTGAGTAGAAAGAGTTAAGTAATGTATATATCAGGTAGTCATGACCACTGCCACAAGTCTAATGTTCAAGTCTTGGCTACTTATCTTA
It encodes the following:
- the purF gene encoding amidophosphoribosyltransferase, producing MTSIHSVTSDEYPDQTNNPIDSYENHPDKPEEACGVFGIYAPGENVAKLSYFGLYALQHRGQESAGIATFEGTKVHLHKDMGLVSQVFNESILEQLPGSLAVGHTRYSTTGSSRRVNAQPAVIETRLGSVALAHNGNLVNTVQLRQELLENKYNLITTTDSEMIAFAIAQAIDAGADWLEGAIEAFQRCQGAFSLVIGTPVGVMGVRDPNGIRPLVIGTLPGNPIRYVLASETCGLDIIGAEYLRDVEPGELVWITEEGLASYHWSQQPQRKLCIFEMIYFARPDSIMHNESLYSYRMRLGRQLAKESAVDADIVFGVPDSGIPAAIGFSQASGVLYMEGLIKNRYVGRTFIQPTQTMRESGLKMKLNPLKDVLVGKRVIIVDDSIVRGTTSRKLVKTLREAGAVEVHMRISSPPVTHPCFYGIDTDSQDQLIAATKSVEEIAKQLEVDSLAYLSWEGMLTATGEDTNSFCSACFTGDYPVAIPEQVKRSKLILEKEKVVV
- a CDS encoding Uma2 family endonuclease, yielding MNQPISERVRWTTADLELFPDNGNRYEIIDGELFVTRAPHWNHQKTCVRISTSLDNWSQTTGLGEVVPAPGVIFGENDNVIPDVVWVSNERLLLLLDEAGHLTGAPELVVEVLSLGSENEKRDRELKLKLYSSRGVREYWIVDWHKQQVEVYRREQGSLKLVATLFNGDELNSPILPNFTCAIASLFS
- a CDS encoding ABC transporter permease, whose protein sequence is MTSTAKISLATGWDWLIRLVTSETFIYVMKRLLQALLTLFLASALSFLVMQLAPGDFVTQLEADPKKSRDQIKALREFWGLNKSWVEQFWLWLWNIVSKGDFGPSFSYKRSVVSLLWERVPATLLLAIASLIVTWAIAIPLGIIAAIKQNRWADRVLQVISYAGQGFPSFITVLVLLFFAQITSPLFPVGGMTSINHSELNWFGKIVDVGWHMILPTIALSITSFAGLQRITRGELLDVLRQDYIQTARAKGLPENRVIYVHALRNAINPLITLLGFELASLLSGAFIAEQFFNWPGLGRLTLQAVMSQDLYLVMASLVMSAVLLIIGNLIADLMLKVADPRIRLENLN
- a CDS encoding adenine phosphoribosyltransferase, producing MDLKSLIRDIPDFPKPGILFRDITTLLRDPEGLRYTIDFLTQKCIEAEMTVDYVIGMESRGFIFGSPVAYKLGAGFIPVRKKGKLPSAVHSIEYQLEYGTDCLEVHQDALDEGSRVLIVDDLIATGGTASATANLVQKIGCELVGFGFIIELRDLEGRRHLPNVPIISLVEY